A window of Solea senegalensis isolate Sse05_10M linkage group LG20, IFAPA_SoseM_1, whole genome shotgun sequence contains these coding sequences:
- the ppp1r10 gene encoding serine/threonine-protein phosphatase 1 regulatory subunit 10 isoform X2 — MAAGPVDPRQILKGVEALLGKDGELRSLEGVPKVFSLMKASTKMVSRCMYLNILLQTKSHDVLNRFIRVGGYRLLNSWLIYSKTTNNSPLLQLILLTLQKLPLKVDHLKQNNTAKLVKQLKKGADTEDLRKLASVLMDGWMAIIRSQSVSGSGNSPADKKKKKEESKMPVRDVKEKIVEEDKKKEKPKAHAPSHTKIRSIGLEIDTPNPAPAKKVPVAPPLGDKYNIKPPLLKRHSSAGPADNPPLEKKYKPLNTPSNSAKEIKVKIIPAQPMEATGFLDALNSAPVPGIKIKKKKSSASAPTSTKAVSPTSNKANPFDGKPSAYSSSTMKPSSPDAAASSTPTDENHEPEQPGTPVPSEDPEASDNSEKPNALAEPRGEEESLTKKGKKKKTVHWAEEEQLKHYFYFDLDETERVNVNKIKDFGEAAKRELMMDRQTFEMARRLSHDTMEERVPWTPPRPLTLPGSLVSHGANSTEKFTQRDREMGILQEIFLSKESVPDTPHEPDPEPYEPMPPRLIPLDEDSSMQDDSYAEPMDTTPQQGSALAPNESSKLPPVLANLMGNLSNSSRSPQSSNNVSNPIPPSVNVQELLSSIMGASGNQSTEDLIKQPDFSDKIKQLLGSLQQTQNQNQGGPPPVNPGLLGHGPGMNNMNNMNNMNNMNMHMQMPMNGGYPPNNPPGGPRFNHPPPPHNHGPPFNAGGGPRMMGPPPGQGRGDNGNYWGDDSMRGGPHRGGHFHRGGRGRGGEPGFRGRGRGGPRGGHNNMNDMSKRPVCRHFMMKGSCRYENNCAFYHPGVNGPPLPPNHPAHNQHNQHPQHGH, encoded by the exons ATGGCAGCTGGACCAGTGGACCCCAGACAGATTTTAAAAGGTGTGGAAGCTCTGTTGGGCAAGGATGGAGAACTCCGCAGCCTGGAGGGAGTCCCAAAGGTGTTTAG CCTGATGAAAGCTTCTACCAAGATGGTCAGTAGATGTATGTACCTCAACATCCTGCTCCAGACGAAATCACATGATGTTCTTAACCG GTTTATCAGAGTTGGAGGATACAGGCTGCTCAACTCCTGGCTCATCTACTCTAAAACCACCAACAACTCccctctgctgcagctcatccTCCTCACACTGCAGAAGCTGCCTCTCAAAGTGGACCACCTCAAACAG AACAACACAGCCAAGCTGGTGAAGCAGCTAAAGAAAGGCGCCGATACCGAAG ATCTTAGGAAGTTGGCGTCCGTGCTCATGGATGGCTGGATGGCTATAATCCGCTCTCAGAGTGTCTCGGGCAGTGGCAACTCTCCTGCTG ataagaaaaagaagaaagaggagagcaaGATGCCGGTGCGGGACGTGAAGGAGAAGATTGTAgaggaggacaagaagaaggagaaaccTAAAGCCCACGCACCCAGTCACACAAAGATTCGCTCCATAG GACTGGAGATCGATACACCAAACCCTGCCCCTGCTAAGAAGGTGCCTGTAGCGCCACCACTGGGTGACAAGTACAACATCAAGCCTCCACTCCTAAAGAGGCACAG CAGCGCTGGCCCAGCAGATAATCCACCGCTGGAGAAAAAATACAAACCACTCAATACGCCGTCAAACTCTGCCAAAGAAATTAAAGTCAAGATCATTCCAGCGCAAC CAATGGAGGCCACTGGTTTCCTTGATGCACTGAACTCTGCCCCAGTTCCAGGGATTAAgattaagaagaagaaatccaGCGCTAGTGCTCCAACAAGCACCAAGGCCGTGTCCCCCACATCCAACAAG GCGAATCCCTTTGACGGCAAACCATCCGCATATTCTTCATCGACCATGAAGCCGTCATCTCCAGACGCTGCCGCCTCCAGCACGCCCACCGATGAAAACCACGAGCCAGAGCAGCCCGGGACCCCAGTTCCCTCTGAGGACCCCGAGGCGTCTGACAACA GTGAGAAACCCAACGCTCTGGCAGAACCGCGCGGCGAAGAAGAAAGCTTGACCAAGAagggcaagaagaagaagacggttCACTGGGCCGAGGAGGAGCAGCTCAAACACTACTTCTACTTTGATCTGGATGAGACGGAGAGAG TTAACGTCAACAAGATCAAGGACTTTGGCGAGGCCGCGAAACGAGAGCTGATGATGGACAGGCAGACGTTTGAGATGGCCCGTCGGCTCTCCCACGACACCATGGAGGAGAGGGTTCCCTGGACGCCGCCTCGGCCCCTGACGCTGCCCGGCAGCCTGGTCTCGCACGGCGCCAACAGCACAGAGAAGTTCACACAGAGGGATCGCGAGATGGGCATCCTGCAGGAGATCTTCCTCAGCAAAGAGAG cGTGCCCGATACGCCGCATGAACCAGACCCAGAGCCGTATGAGCCCATGCCTCCTCGTCTCATTCCTCTGGATGAG GACTCGTCCATGCAGGATGACAGCTATGCCGAGCCCATGGACACCACGCCGCAGCAGGGCTCCGCCTTGGCTCCAAACGAGAGCTCCAAGCTTCCGCCTGTCCTCGCTAACCTCATGGGGAACCTGAGCAACAGCTCGCGCAGCCCACAGTCCTCCAACAACGTCAGCAACCCCATACCTCCCTCTGTCAACGTACAGGAGCTGCTCTCATCCATCATG GGTGCTTCTGGTAACCAGTCGACTGAAGACCTGATCAAGCAGCCTGACTTCTCGGACAAGATTAAACAGCTGCTCGGCTCCCTGCAGCAGacccagaaccagaaccagggtGGACCTCCACCAG TCAACCCAGGTTTACTGGGTCACGGTCCAGGCATgaacaacatgaacaacatgaacaacatgaacaacatgaacatgcacatgcagaTGCCAATGAACGGCGGCTACCCGCCCAACAACCCGCCCGGAGGCCCCCGCTTCAACCACCCGCCGCCACCACACAACCACGGCCCGCCGTTCAACGCCGGTGGAGGCCCCCGCATGATGGGGCCGCCTCCGGGCCAGGGCCGGGGAGACAACGGCAACTACTGGGGAGACGACTCCATGAGAGGAGGCCCCCACAGAGGGGGCCACTTCCACCGGGGAGGCCgcggcagaggaggagagccGGGCTTCAGGGGGCGAGGACGGGGAGGACCCAGAGGAggacacaacaacatgaacG ACATGTCCAAGAGGCCTGTGTGCCGTCACTTCATGATGAAGGGAAGCTGCCGGTACGAGAACAACTGCGCCTTCTACCACCCCGGCGTGAACGGACCGCCGTTGCCGCCGAACCACCCGGCCCACAACCAACACAACCAGCACCCACAGCACGGACACTAG
- the ppp1r10 gene encoding serine/threonine-protein phosphatase 1 regulatory subunit 10 isoform X1 gives MAAGPVDPRQILKGVEALLGKDGELRSLEGVPKVFSLMKASTKMVSRCMYLNILLQTKSHDVLNRFIRVGGYRLLNSWLIYSKTTNNSPLLQLILLTLQKLPLKVDHLKQNNTAKLVKQLKKGADTEDLRKLASVLMDGWMAIIRSQSVSGSGNSPADKKKKKEESKMPVRDVKEKIVEEDKKKEKPKAHAPSHTKIRSIGLEIDTPNPAPAKKVPVAPPLGDKYNIKPPLLKRHSSAGPADNPPLEKKYKPLNTPSNSAKEIKVKIIPAQPMEATGFLDALNSAPVPGIKIKKKKSSASAPTSTKAVSPTSNKANPFDGKPSAYSSSTMKPSSPDAAASSTPTDENHEPEQPGTPVPSEDPEASDNSEKPNALAEPRGEEESLTKKGKKKKTVHWAEEEQLKHYFYFDLDETERVNVNKIKDFGEAAKRELMMDRQTFEMARRLSHDTMEERVPWTPPRPLTLPGSLVSHGANSTEKFTQRDREMGILQEIFLSKESVPDTPHEPDPEPYEPMPPRLIPLDEQDSSMQDDSYAEPMDTTPQQGSALAPNESSKLPPVLANLMGNLSNSSRSPQSSNNVSNPIPPSVNVQELLSSIMGASGNQSTEDLIKQPDFSDKIKQLLGSLQQTQNQNQGGPPPVNPGLLGHGPGMNNMNNMNNMNNMNMHMQMPMNGGYPPNNPPGGPRFNHPPPPHNHGPPFNAGGGPRMMGPPPGQGRGDNGNYWGDDSMRGGPHRGGHFHRGGRGRGGEPGFRGRGRGGPRGGHNNMNDMSKRPVCRHFMMKGSCRYENNCAFYHPGVNGPPLPPNHPAHNQHNQHPQHGH, from the exons ATGGCAGCTGGACCAGTGGACCCCAGACAGATTTTAAAAGGTGTGGAAGCTCTGTTGGGCAAGGATGGAGAACTCCGCAGCCTGGAGGGAGTCCCAAAGGTGTTTAG CCTGATGAAAGCTTCTACCAAGATGGTCAGTAGATGTATGTACCTCAACATCCTGCTCCAGACGAAATCACATGATGTTCTTAACCG GTTTATCAGAGTTGGAGGATACAGGCTGCTCAACTCCTGGCTCATCTACTCTAAAACCACCAACAACTCccctctgctgcagctcatccTCCTCACACTGCAGAAGCTGCCTCTCAAAGTGGACCACCTCAAACAG AACAACACAGCCAAGCTGGTGAAGCAGCTAAAGAAAGGCGCCGATACCGAAG ATCTTAGGAAGTTGGCGTCCGTGCTCATGGATGGCTGGATGGCTATAATCCGCTCTCAGAGTGTCTCGGGCAGTGGCAACTCTCCTGCTG ataagaaaaagaagaaagaggagagcaaGATGCCGGTGCGGGACGTGAAGGAGAAGATTGTAgaggaggacaagaagaaggagaaaccTAAAGCCCACGCACCCAGTCACACAAAGATTCGCTCCATAG GACTGGAGATCGATACACCAAACCCTGCCCCTGCTAAGAAGGTGCCTGTAGCGCCACCACTGGGTGACAAGTACAACATCAAGCCTCCACTCCTAAAGAGGCACAG CAGCGCTGGCCCAGCAGATAATCCACCGCTGGAGAAAAAATACAAACCACTCAATACGCCGTCAAACTCTGCCAAAGAAATTAAAGTCAAGATCATTCCAGCGCAAC CAATGGAGGCCACTGGTTTCCTTGATGCACTGAACTCTGCCCCAGTTCCAGGGATTAAgattaagaagaagaaatccaGCGCTAGTGCTCCAACAAGCACCAAGGCCGTGTCCCCCACATCCAACAAG GCGAATCCCTTTGACGGCAAACCATCCGCATATTCTTCATCGACCATGAAGCCGTCATCTCCAGACGCTGCCGCCTCCAGCACGCCCACCGATGAAAACCACGAGCCAGAGCAGCCCGGGACCCCAGTTCCCTCTGAGGACCCCGAGGCGTCTGACAACA GTGAGAAACCCAACGCTCTGGCAGAACCGCGCGGCGAAGAAGAAAGCTTGACCAAGAagggcaagaagaagaagacggttCACTGGGCCGAGGAGGAGCAGCTCAAACACTACTTCTACTTTGATCTGGATGAGACGGAGAGAG TTAACGTCAACAAGATCAAGGACTTTGGCGAGGCCGCGAAACGAGAGCTGATGATGGACAGGCAGACGTTTGAGATGGCCCGTCGGCTCTCCCACGACACCATGGAGGAGAGGGTTCCCTGGACGCCGCCTCGGCCCCTGACGCTGCCCGGCAGCCTGGTCTCGCACGGCGCCAACAGCACAGAGAAGTTCACACAGAGGGATCGCGAGATGGGCATCCTGCAGGAGATCTTCCTCAGCAAAGAGAG cGTGCCCGATACGCCGCATGAACCAGACCCAGAGCCGTATGAGCCCATGCCTCCTCGTCTCATTCCTCTGGATGAG CAGGACTCGTCCATGCAGGATGACAGCTATGCCGAGCCCATGGACACCACGCCGCAGCAGGGCTCCGCCTTGGCTCCAAACGAGAGCTCCAAGCTTCCGCCTGTCCTCGCTAACCTCATGGGGAACCTGAGCAACAGCTCGCGCAGCCCACAGTCCTCCAACAACGTCAGCAACCCCATACCTCCCTCTGTCAACGTACAGGAGCTGCTCTCATCCATCATG GGTGCTTCTGGTAACCAGTCGACTGAAGACCTGATCAAGCAGCCTGACTTCTCGGACAAGATTAAACAGCTGCTCGGCTCCCTGCAGCAGacccagaaccagaaccagggtGGACCTCCACCAG TCAACCCAGGTTTACTGGGTCACGGTCCAGGCATgaacaacatgaacaacatgaacaacatgaacaacatgaacatgcacatgcagaTGCCAATGAACGGCGGCTACCCGCCCAACAACCCGCCCGGAGGCCCCCGCTTCAACCACCCGCCGCCACCACACAACCACGGCCCGCCGTTCAACGCCGGTGGAGGCCCCCGCATGATGGGGCCGCCTCCGGGCCAGGGCCGGGGAGACAACGGCAACTACTGGGGAGACGACTCCATGAGAGGAGGCCCCCACAGAGGGGGCCACTTCCACCGGGGAGGCCgcggcagaggaggagagccGGGCTTCAGGGGGCGAGGACGGGGAGGACCCAGAGGAggacacaacaacatgaacG ACATGTCCAAGAGGCCTGTGTGCCGTCACTTCATGATGAAGGGAAGCTGCCGGTACGAGAACAACTGCGCCTTCTACCACCCCGGCGTGAACGGACCGCCGTTGCCGCCGAACCACCCGGCCCACAACCAACACAACCAGCACCCACAGCACGGACACTAG
- the ppp1r10 gene encoding serine/threonine-protein phosphatase 1 regulatory subunit 10 isoform X4, which produces MAAGPVDPRQILKGVEALLGKDGELRSLEGVPKVFSLMKASTKMVSRCMYLNILLQTKSHDVLNRFIRVGGYRLLNSWLIYSKTTNNSPLLQLILLTLQKLPLKVDHLKQNNTAKLVKQLKKGADTEDLRKLASVLMDGWMAIIRSQSVSGSGNSPADKKKKKEESKMPVRDVKEKIVEEDKKKEKPKAHAPSHTKIRSIGLEIDTPNPAPAKKVPVAPPLGDKYNIKPPLLKRHSAGPADNPPLEKKYKPLNTPSNSAKEIKVKIIPAQPMEATGFLDALNSAPVPGIKIKKKKSSASAPTSTKAVSPTSNKANPFDGKPSAYSSSTMKPSSPDAAASSTPTDENHEPEQPGTPVPSEDPEASDNSEKPNALAEPRGEEESLTKKGKKKKTVHWAEEEQLKHYFYFDLDETERVNVNKIKDFGEAAKRELMMDRQTFEMARRLSHDTMEERVPWTPPRPLTLPGSLVSHGANSTEKFTQRDREMGILQEIFLSKESVPDTPHEPDPEPYEPMPPRLIPLDEDSSMQDDSYAEPMDTTPQQGSALAPNESSKLPPVLANLMGNLSNSSRSPQSSNNVSNPIPPSVNVQELLSSIMGASGNQSTEDLIKQPDFSDKIKQLLGSLQQTQNQNQGGPPPVNPGLLGHGPGMNNMNNMNNMNNMNMHMQMPMNGGYPPNNPPGGPRFNHPPPPHNHGPPFNAGGGPRMMGPPPGQGRGDNGNYWGDDSMRGGPHRGGHFHRGGRGRGGEPGFRGRGRGGPRGGHNNMNDMSKRPVCRHFMMKGSCRYENNCAFYHPGVNGPPLPPNHPAHNQHNQHPQHGH; this is translated from the exons ATGGCAGCTGGACCAGTGGACCCCAGACAGATTTTAAAAGGTGTGGAAGCTCTGTTGGGCAAGGATGGAGAACTCCGCAGCCTGGAGGGAGTCCCAAAGGTGTTTAG CCTGATGAAAGCTTCTACCAAGATGGTCAGTAGATGTATGTACCTCAACATCCTGCTCCAGACGAAATCACATGATGTTCTTAACCG GTTTATCAGAGTTGGAGGATACAGGCTGCTCAACTCCTGGCTCATCTACTCTAAAACCACCAACAACTCccctctgctgcagctcatccTCCTCACACTGCAGAAGCTGCCTCTCAAAGTGGACCACCTCAAACAG AACAACACAGCCAAGCTGGTGAAGCAGCTAAAGAAAGGCGCCGATACCGAAG ATCTTAGGAAGTTGGCGTCCGTGCTCATGGATGGCTGGATGGCTATAATCCGCTCTCAGAGTGTCTCGGGCAGTGGCAACTCTCCTGCTG ataagaaaaagaagaaagaggagagcaaGATGCCGGTGCGGGACGTGAAGGAGAAGATTGTAgaggaggacaagaagaaggagaaaccTAAAGCCCACGCACCCAGTCACACAAAGATTCGCTCCATAG GACTGGAGATCGATACACCAAACCCTGCCCCTGCTAAGAAGGTGCCTGTAGCGCCACCACTGGGTGACAAGTACAACATCAAGCCTCCACTCCTAAAGAGGCACAG CGCTGGCCCAGCAGATAATCCACCGCTGGAGAAAAAATACAAACCACTCAATACGCCGTCAAACTCTGCCAAAGAAATTAAAGTCAAGATCATTCCAGCGCAAC CAATGGAGGCCACTGGTTTCCTTGATGCACTGAACTCTGCCCCAGTTCCAGGGATTAAgattaagaagaagaaatccaGCGCTAGTGCTCCAACAAGCACCAAGGCCGTGTCCCCCACATCCAACAAG GCGAATCCCTTTGACGGCAAACCATCCGCATATTCTTCATCGACCATGAAGCCGTCATCTCCAGACGCTGCCGCCTCCAGCACGCCCACCGATGAAAACCACGAGCCAGAGCAGCCCGGGACCCCAGTTCCCTCTGAGGACCCCGAGGCGTCTGACAACA GTGAGAAACCCAACGCTCTGGCAGAACCGCGCGGCGAAGAAGAAAGCTTGACCAAGAagggcaagaagaagaagacggttCACTGGGCCGAGGAGGAGCAGCTCAAACACTACTTCTACTTTGATCTGGATGAGACGGAGAGAG TTAACGTCAACAAGATCAAGGACTTTGGCGAGGCCGCGAAACGAGAGCTGATGATGGACAGGCAGACGTTTGAGATGGCCCGTCGGCTCTCCCACGACACCATGGAGGAGAGGGTTCCCTGGACGCCGCCTCGGCCCCTGACGCTGCCCGGCAGCCTGGTCTCGCACGGCGCCAACAGCACAGAGAAGTTCACACAGAGGGATCGCGAGATGGGCATCCTGCAGGAGATCTTCCTCAGCAAAGAGAG cGTGCCCGATACGCCGCATGAACCAGACCCAGAGCCGTATGAGCCCATGCCTCCTCGTCTCATTCCTCTGGATGAG GACTCGTCCATGCAGGATGACAGCTATGCCGAGCCCATGGACACCACGCCGCAGCAGGGCTCCGCCTTGGCTCCAAACGAGAGCTCCAAGCTTCCGCCTGTCCTCGCTAACCTCATGGGGAACCTGAGCAACAGCTCGCGCAGCCCACAGTCCTCCAACAACGTCAGCAACCCCATACCTCCCTCTGTCAACGTACAGGAGCTGCTCTCATCCATCATG GGTGCTTCTGGTAACCAGTCGACTGAAGACCTGATCAAGCAGCCTGACTTCTCGGACAAGATTAAACAGCTGCTCGGCTCCCTGCAGCAGacccagaaccagaaccagggtGGACCTCCACCAG TCAACCCAGGTTTACTGGGTCACGGTCCAGGCATgaacaacatgaacaacatgaacaacatgaacaacatgaacatgcacatgcagaTGCCAATGAACGGCGGCTACCCGCCCAACAACCCGCCCGGAGGCCCCCGCTTCAACCACCCGCCGCCACCACACAACCACGGCCCGCCGTTCAACGCCGGTGGAGGCCCCCGCATGATGGGGCCGCCTCCGGGCCAGGGCCGGGGAGACAACGGCAACTACTGGGGAGACGACTCCATGAGAGGAGGCCCCCACAGAGGGGGCCACTTCCACCGGGGAGGCCgcggcagaggaggagagccGGGCTTCAGGGGGCGAGGACGGGGAGGACCCAGAGGAggacacaacaacatgaacG ACATGTCCAAGAGGCCTGTGTGCCGTCACTTCATGATGAAGGGAAGCTGCCGGTACGAGAACAACTGCGCCTTCTACCACCCCGGCGTGAACGGACCGCCGTTGCCGCCGAACCACCCGGCCCACAACCAACACAACCAGCACCCACAGCACGGACACTAG
- the ppp1r10 gene encoding serine/threonine-protein phosphatase 1 regulatory subunit 10 isoform X3: protein MAAGPVDPRQILKGVEALLGKDGELRSLEGVPKVFSLMKASTKMVSRCMYLNILLQTKSHDVLNRFIRVGGYRLLNSWLIYSKTTNNSPLLQLILLTLQKLPLKVDHLKQNNTAKLVKQLKKGADTEDLRKLASVLMDGWMAIIRSQSVSGSGNSPADKKKKKEESKMPVRDVKEKIVEEDKKKEKPKAHAPSHTKIRSIGLEIDTPNPAPAKKVPVAPPLGDKYNIKPPLLKRHSAGPADNPPLEKKYKPLNTPSNSAKEIKVKIIPAQPMEATGFLDALNSAPVPGIKIKKKKSSASAPTSTKAVSPTSNKANPFDGKPSAYSSSTMKPSSPDAAASSTPTDENHEPEQPGTPVPSEDPEASDNSEKPNALAEPRGEEESLTKKGKKKKTVHWAEEEQLKHYFYFDLDETERVNVNKIKDFGEAAKRELMMDRQTFEMARRLSHDTMEERVPWTPPRPLTLPGSLVSHGANSTEKFTQRDREMGILQEIFLSKESVPDTPHEPDPEPYEPMPPRLIPLDEQDSSMQDDSYAEPMDTTPQQGSALAPNESSKLPPVLANLMGNLSNSSRSPQSSNNVSNPIPPSVNVQELLSSIMGASGNQSTEDLIKQPDFSDKIKQLLGSLQQTQNQNQGGPPPVNPGLLGHGPGMNNMNNMNNMNNMNMHMQMPMNGGYPPNNPPGGPRFNHPPPPHNHGPPFNAGGGPRMMGPPPGQGRGDNGNYWGDDSMRGGPHRGGHFHRGGRGRGGEPGFRGRGRGGPRGGHNNMNDMSKRPVCRHFMMKGSCRYENNCAFYHPGVNGPPLPPNHPAHNQHNQHPQHGH from the exons ATGGCAGCTGGACCAGTGGACCCCAGACAGATTTTAAAAGGTGTGGAAGCTCTGTTGGGCAAGGATGGAGAACTCCGCAGCCTGGAGGGAGTCCCAAAGGTGTTTAG CCTGATGAAAGCTTCTACCAAGATGGTCAGTAGATGTATGTACCTCAACATCCTGCTCCAGACGAAATCACATGATGTTCTTAACCG GTTTATCAGAGTTGGAGGATACAGGCTGCTCAACTCCTGGCTCATCTACTCTAAAACCACCAACAACTCccctctgctgcagctcatccTCCTCACACTGCAGAAGCTGCCTCTCAAAGTGGACCACCTCAAACAG AACAACACAGCCAAGCTGGTGAAGCAGCTAAAGAAAGGCGCCGATACCGAAG ATCTTAGGAAGTTGGCGTCCGTGCTCATGGATGGCTGGATGGCTATAATCCGCTCTCAGAGTGTCTCGGGCAGTGGCAACTCTCCTGCTG ataagaaaaagaagaaagaggagagcaaGATGCCGGTGCGGGACGTGAAGGAGAAGATTGTAgaggaggacaagaagaaggagaaaccTAAAGCCCACGCACCCAGTCACACAAAGATTCGCTCCATAG GACTGGAGATCGATACACCAAACCCTGCCCCTGCTAAGAAGGTGCCTGTAGCGCCACCACTGGGTGACAAGTACAACATCAAGCCTCCACTCCTAAAGAGGCACAG CGCTGGCCCAGCAGATAATCCACCGCTGGAGAAAAAATACAAACCACTCAATACGCCGTCAAACTCTGCCAAAGAAATTAAAGTCAAGATCATTCCAGCGCAAC CAATGGAGGCCACTGGTTTCCTTGATGCACTGAACTCTGCCCCAGTTCCAGGGATTAAgattaagaagaagaaatccaGCGCTAGTGCTCCAACAAGCACCAAGGCCGTGTCCCCCACATCCAACAAG GCGAATCCCTTTGACGGCAAACCATCCGCATATTCTTCATCGACCATGAAGCCGTCATCTCCAGACGCTGCCGCCTCCAGCACGCCCACCGATGAAAACCACGAGCCAGAGCAGCCCGGGACCCCAGTTCCCTCTGAGGACCCCGAGGCGTCTGACAACA GTGAGAAACCCAACGCTCTGGCAGAACCGCGCGGCGAAGAAGAAAGCTTGACCAAGAagggcaagaagaagaagacggttCACTGGGCCGAGGAGGAGCAGCTCAAACACTACTTCTACTTTGATCTGGATGAGACGGAGAGAG TTAACGTCAACAAGATCAAGGACTTTGGCGAGGCCGCGAAACGAGAGCTGATGATGGACAGGCAGACGTTTGAGATGGCCCGTCGGCTCTCCCACGACACCATGGAGGAGAGGGTTCCCTGGACGCCGCCTCGGCCCCTGACGCTGCCCGGCAGCCTGGTCTCGCACGGCGCCAACAGCACAGAGAAGTTCACACAGAGGGATCGCGAGATGGGCATCCTGCAGGAGATCTTCCTCAGCAAAGAGAG cGTGCCCGATACGCCGCATGAACCAGACCCAGAGCCGTATGAGCCCATGCCTCCTCGTCTCATTCCTCTGGATGAG CAGGACTCGTCCATGCAGGATGACAGCTATGCCGAGCCCATGGACACCACGCCGCAGCAGGGCTCCGCCTTGGCTCCAAACGAGAGCTCCAAGCTTCCGCCTGTCCTCGCTAACCTCATGGGGAACCTGAGCAACAGCTCGCGCAGCCCACAGTCCTCCAACAACGTCAGCAACCCCATACCTCCCTCTGTCAACGTACAGGAGCTGCTCTCATCCATCATG GGTGCTTCTGGTAACCAGTCGACTGAAGACCTGATCAAGCAGCCTGACTTCTCGGACAAGATTAAACAGCTGCTCGGCTCCCTGCAGCAGacccagaaccagaaccagggtGGACCTCCACCAG TCAACCCAGGTTTACTGGGTCACGGTCCAGGCATgaacaacatgaacaacatgaacaacatgaacaacatgaacatgcacatgcagaTGCCAATGAACGGCGGCTACCCGCCCAACAACCCGCCCGGAGGCCCCCGCTTCAACCACCCGCCGCCACCACACAACCACGGCCCGCCGTTCAACGCCGGTGGAGGCCCCCGCATGATGGGGCCGCCTCCGGGCCAGGGCCGGGGAGACAACGGCAACTACTGGGGAGACGACTCCATGAGAGGAGGCCCCCACAGAGGGGGCCACTTCCACCGGGGAGGCCgcggcagaggaggagagccGGGCTTCAGGGGGCGAGGACGGGGAGGACCCAGAGGAggacacaacaacatgaacG ACATGTCCAAGAGGCCTGTGTGCCGTCACTTCATGATGAAGGGAAGCTGCCGGTACGAGAACAACTGCGCCTTCTACCACCCCGGCGTGAACGGACCGCCGTTGCCGCCGAACCACCCGGCCCACAACCAACACAACCAGCACCCACAGCACGGACACTAG